In one Bacteroidales bacterium genomic region, the following are encoded:
- a CDS encoding oligosaccharide flippase family protein, whose amino-acid sequence MKFQAGKYVNNISSLQIYNLLRFTTFLLVSIALSKFYSPKDIGDFELMMFMVNIASFFWVTGIIQSFLSLYNSNPVFPGIKTDRKSPEIWNAFLLLCLFSLLFVIFGLTLQGNLHVFSEAKKVPYFGLVLIYFLISNPSNLIEYIYILRNKSSLVLLYGFLSHALILAGTLIPVWLGMGIKEAFTGLIIATIPRVIWLVFLLVKYAEPVFSWEFMKTHLHYAWPLIISTLLSGSAQYIDGFIVANKFNAKDFAYFRYGAKEFPLVVMLANGLHAAMIPEFSTTGNISEVLKKIRHKSIRLINALFPLSMVLLLFSNWLFIHLFNPAFRRGSDIFMIYLLLIISRLVFPQTILIGLRKTSVMMWVSVVEIFLNVALSLFLIQFYGLQGVPLATVIIFVLEKIVLIAYNYFHLKIPPQSYIPVKLHLMYSALIIILFVLIDRRIIPTY is encoded by the coding sequence TTGAAATTTCAAGCAGGAAAATACGTCAACAATATCTCCAGCCTGCAGATATACAATCTGTTGCGCTTTACTACCTTTCTGCTTGTCAGTATTGCCTTGTCGAAGTTTTACAGCCCCAAAGATATCGGCGATTTTGAGCTCATGATGTTTATGGTGAATATTGCCAGTTTCTTTTGGGTGACCGGAATTATTCAGTCGTTTTTATCGCTCTACAACAGCAATCCCGTTTTCCCCGGAATCAAAACCGACCGCAAATCTCCGGAAATCTGGAACGCATTCCTGCTGTTGTGCCTGTTCAGTCTGCTCTTCGTCATTTTCGGGCTGACCCTCCAGGGGAACCTGCATGTTTTCAGTGAAGCAAAGAAAGTCCCTTATTTTGGTCTGGTGCTTATCTATTTCCTGATCAGCAACCCTTCAAACCTGATTGAATACATTTATATCCTCCGGAATAAATCATCCCTGGTTTTGCTGTATGGTTTTCTGAGCCATGCCCTTATTCTGGCCGGCACTTTGATTCCGGTCTGGCTGGGCATGGGAATAAAGGAAGCATTTACAGGACTTATTATTGCTACTATTCCAAGGGTAATCTGGTTGGTTTTTTTGCTGGTTAAATATGCTGAACCGGTTTTTTCATGGGAATTCATGAAGACCCATCTGCATTATGCCTGGCCGTTGATTATCAGCACCCTGCTCAGCGGTTCGGCACAGTATATTGATGGGTTCATTGTGGCCAACAAATTCAATGCAAAAGATTTTGCCTATTTCCGTTATGGTGCCAAGGAATTCCCCCTGGTCGTCATGCTGGCCAACGGTCTGCATGCCGCCATGATTCCTGAATTTTCCACCACGGGCAACATTTCAGAAGTGCTGAAAAAAATCAGGCACAAATCCATCCGGCTCATCAATGCGCTCTTTCCTCTATCCATGGTTCTGCTCCTTTTCAGCAACTGGCTGTTTATCCATCTTTTCAATCCGGCCTTCCGACGTGGGTCAGATATTTTTATGATTTATCTTTTGCTGATAATCAGCCGCTTGGTTTTCCCACAGACCATTCTCATCGGACTGCGCAAAACCAGTGTGATGATGTGGGTTTCCGTGGTGGAAATTTTTCTGAATGTAGCATTGAGTCTTTTCCTGATTCAGTTTTACGGCCTTCAGGGAGTTCCTCTGGCCACGGTGATCATTTTTGTCCTCGAAAAAATTGTTCTGATAGCCTATAACTACTTCCACCTGAAAATACCTCCCCAATCCTATATACCTGTTAAATTGCACCTGATGTATTCTGCCCTGATCATTATTTTGTTCGTACTGATTGACCGGAGAATCATTCCTACCTACTGA
- a CDS encoding aminotransferase class V-fold PLP-dependent enzyme, translating into MNREEGNLEEYFRPYREKIVGIDASFESPYGRQKVVYADWTASGRLYHPIEQKLLEEFGPFVGNTHSETTETGTRMTLAYHEAHRIIKEHVHAGPNDVIITAGSGMTTVVNKLQRILSLKGCSRVHVKECFKLPDRPVVFITHMEHHSNHTSWYETMADVVILPPTPDLLVNPDVLREEIRKYKDRPFKIGAFTACSNVTGIRPPYRELARIMHENGGIVFIDFAASAPYDIIDMHPSDPMEKLDAIYFSPHKFLGGPGSSGVLIFDRSLYHSEVPDQPGGGTVDWTNPWGSYKYVDDIEAREDGGTPGFLQAIRAALAIRLKEQMNPVIMAAREKEITRLALNELRKVPGIKILADKVEERLPIFSFYHPEIHFNLIVRLLNDRFGIQVRGGCACAGTYGHYLLEVSYEKSREITQLINSGDLSKKPGWVRWSLHPTTTNEEIVYFTDSLRAVIQNIDAWKKDYIYNPRKNEFFHVKHAEAQPDYLKKWYTL; encoded by the coding sequence ATGAACCGGGAAGAAGGAAACCTCGAAGAGTATTTCAGACCGTACCGGGAAAAGATTGTGGGCATTGATGCCAGCTTTGAATCGCCGTATGGAAGGCAAAAGGTGGTTTATGCCGACTGGACGGCCAGCGGACGCCTTTATCATCCGATTGAACAGAAACTTCTGGAAGAATTCGGCCCTTTTGTCGGCAACACGCATTCAGAGACCACGGAAACCGGTACAAGGATGACTCTGGCATATCATGAGGCACACCGTATTATTAAGGAGCATGTTCATGCCGGACCAAACGATGTTATCATCACTGCCGGTTCAGGAATGACAACAGTAGTGAACAAGCTTCAGCGGATTCTTTCCCTCAAAGGGTGTTCCCGGGTGCATGTAAAGGAATGTTTCAAACTGCCGGATCGTCCGGTTGTTTTCATAACCCACATGGAGCACCATTCGAACCACACCTCGTGGTATGAGACCATGGCTGACGTGGTCATTCTTCCGCCTACACCCGACCTGCTTGTAAATCCGGATGTTTTGCGGGAAGAAATAAGAAAATACAAAGACCGGCCATTTAAGATCGGAGCATTTACCGCCTGTTCAAATGTTACGGGGATCCGGCCGCCTTACCGGGAACTGGCGCGCATCATGCACGAAAACGGAGGAATAGTTTTTATTGACTTTGCCGCTTCGGCCCCATACGATATCATCGACATGCATCCTTCCGATCCCATGGAAAAACTCGATGCCATCTATTTCTCCCCGCATAAATTTCTTGGTGGCCCCGGTTCTTCAGGCGTTCTGATATTTGACCGAAGCCTCTACCATTCCGAAGTACCTGACCAGCCGGGTGGCGGTACGGTTGACTGGACCAATCCCTGGGGAAGCTACAAGTATGTGGATGACATTGAGGCAAGGGAAGACGGTGGCACGCCGGGCTTTCTGCAGGCAATACGCGCAGCCCTCGCCATACGGTTGAAAGAACAAATGAACCCGGTGATCATGGCCGCAAGAGAAAAGGAAATTACCCGGCTTGCCCTGAATGAACTTCGCAAAGTGCCCGGAATAAAAATTCTTGCCGACAAGGTGGAAGAACGACTGCCCATTTTTTCCTTCTATCATCCCGAAATTCATTTTAACCTGATTGTACGACTTTTAAACGACCGGTTCGGAATTCAGGTAAGGGGAGGATGTGCCTGTGCAGGAACTTACGGCCATTATCTGCTGGAAGTGAGCTATGAAAAATCCCGTGAAATTACCCAGCTCATCAATTCAGGCGATCTTTCCAAAAAGCCGGGATGGGTGAGATGGTCTCTGCATCCTACTACCACCAACGAAGAAATCGTCTATTTCACCGACAGCCTTCGTGCCGTTATTCAAAACATTGATGCCTGGAAAAAAGATTATATTTACAATCCAAGGAAAAACGAGTTTTTTCATGTGAAACACGCTGAAGCGCAGCCTGATTATCTGAAAAAATGGTACACCCTCTGA
- a CDS encoding DUF2147 domain-containing protein, which yields MKRKLLLLTACVMLVSAVSAQYPADKIVGVYLTAKKTSQVRIFKATDGKYYGKVAWLEKDKDKKDVNNPDPAKRNEPILGLVILRGLKYDADKKQWSGGTIYDPDNGKTYDCYLWFDEKDPSILQLKGYVLGMRWLGRESSWIREEKLRE from the coding sequence ATGAAAAGAAAACTCCTTCTCCTGACCGCCTGCGTCATGTTAGTTTCTGCTGTTTCAGCGCAATATCCTGCCGATAAGATTGTCGGCGTTTACCTGACGGCAAAAAAAACCTCCCAGGTCCGCATCTTTAAGGCAACTGACGGCAAGTACTATGGAAAAGTTGCATGGCTTGAAAAAGACAAAGACAAGAAAGATGTTAACAATCCTGATCCCGCCAAAAGAAATGAACCGATACTTGGGTTGGTGATTTTGCGGGGACTGAAGTATGATGCCGATAAAAAACAGTGGTCGGGCGGAACAATTTATGACCCTGACAACGGGAAAACCTACGACTGCTACCTTTGGTTCGATGAAAAAGATCCCAGCATCCTCCAGTTGAAAGGATATGTGCTGGGCATGCGCTGGCTGGGACGGGAATCTTCGTGGATCAGGGAAGAAAAACTCCGCGAATAA